A window of the Clupea harengus chromosome 8, Ch_v2.0.2, whole genome shotgun sequence genome harbors these coding sequences:
- the c8hxorf58 gene encoding putative uncharacterized protein CXorf58 homolog, producing MHCKVRFRFCGSQFPPVIVFKIFQCGGGQHYISGKKIFRPSNQATPQTCRIMGNRKFLDLLVTDELQRRGRSVAEAAHVVCMRDFMQYSSHLDELPAYLGGRSNCWRTLRLRPLPGPAPNHSRVDSGRAGPVGMLRRDFLSGAAPADVTAEDAGLLGGGGVRTLRSPAAPPSSVASVLVSERIHSSRLTPSSSRASSAASSSQRSGRFHRNVSMKMRKLYITGHRDETVEKSSESPAEVEPAASRLGEDEEAWFNTSPSYLSNSSDWEEEQEEAERLCDWSRHLGEEFEPMI from the exons ATGCACTGCAAGGTGCGCTTCAG GTTCTGTGGGTCTCAGTTCCCCCCCGTCATCGTCTTTAAGATCTTCCAGTGCGGCGGAGGACAGCACTACATTTCTGGGAAGAAAATCTTCAGGCCATCCAATCAG GCCACACCCCAGACCTGCAGGATCATGGGAAACAGGAAGTTCCTGGACCTGCTGGTCACCGATGAGCTGCAGCGGCGAGGGCGGAGCGTGGCGGAGGCGGCCCACGTCGTCTGCATGAGGGACTTCATGCAG TACTCCAGTCATCTTGACGAACTGCCGGCATATCTTGGTGGCCGTAGCAACTGCTGGCGTACCCTGAGACTCCGCCCTCTTCCTGGCCCCGCCCCAAACCACAGCCGTGTGGACTCAGGCAGAGCTGGCCCAGTGGGCATGCTGAGACGAGACTTCCTGTCGGGAGCGGCTCCGGCTGACGTGACTGCAGAGGACGCAGGCTtactgggaggaggaggagttagAACACTCAG ATCTCCAGCTGCTCCTCCCTCGTCTGTTGCTTCGGTTCTCGTCTCCGAGAGGATTCACTCCAGTCGGCTGACCCCCTCTTCCTCACGGGCGTCATCGGCAGCCTCTTCCTCACAGAGATCCGGAAGATTCCACCGCAACGTCTCCATGAAGATGCGTAAGCTGTACATCACTGGCCACCGTGATGAAACTGTCGAAAAG AGCTCAGAGTCACCAGCAGAGGTAGAGCCAGCGGCATCTCGGCTGGGTGAGGATGAAGAGGCGTGGTTTAACACAAGCCcctcctatttatcaaacagtTCAGACtgggaggaggaacaggaagaaGCGGAGAGACTGTGTGATTGGTCGAGGCATTTGGGGGAGGAGTTTGAGCCAATGATTTGA